GGCGAAGACCGGCCTCACGATCGCGGTGCGTTACGCGGCGCGGCGCCGGCAGTTTGGTCGTCCGGGCGAGCCGGAGATCCTGCTGCTCGATTATCCCACGCACCAGGCGCGGCTGCTGCCGCACCTGGCGGCGAGTTACGCGCTCTGGTTTGCCCGCGCCGACCTCGTGCAGCGTTATGCGCGCGGTGAGGGCGACGGCAGGACCGTCGAGACGATGGCGGCGGCCTTCAAGGCATGGGCAACGGATCACGCGACGACGACGCTGCAGCGGTGCCGCGAGGCGTGCGGCGCGGAGGGCTTCATGGCGTCGAGCCGGTTGCCCGGCCTGAAGTCCGACTCCGACATCTTCACGACCTTCGAAGGCGACAACACCGTGCTGCGTCAGCTCGCCGCGCGAAACCTCCTGGGCGAACTGCAGCAGGAGCTGAGGCGGCCGGGCGGCGCGGGCCGCATCGCGCGGGAGCAGGCGAAAAGCTGGCTGGGATGGCGCTCGCTGCCGGCACGCTGGTTCCGGCGTGGCAGCGTCACAGCGCTGGAGTGGCAGCGTTCGATTCTCGCGCAGCGGGCGCGGCTCAGCCTGCTCGAGCTGGGGCAGGCGATCCGCGCCGGCCGCAAGCGCGGGCAGGACACCGCGGCTGCCTTCCTGGATTGTCAGATTCAGGCCGTGCAGGCGGTGGACGCCTGGACCGAGGCGTTCCTGCACGAGCGCTTTGTCGCGGGGGTTCGAGCGTGTCCCGACGCGAAGGCGCGTGCGGTGCTGACCGATCTCTGCGTGCTGTTCGCGTTGGATCGGATCCAGGCGGCGGGCGCGTGGCTGACGGCGCGCGGCTTTGTGGGCGCGAGCCAGCTGGCGGCGATGCAGCGCGAGACCCTGCGGCTCTACCGGTCGATCCGCCGCGAGGCGGTGGGACTGGTCGACGCGTTCGGACTCACCCCGGAGATGATCGGCGCGGCAATCGCGCTCGAGAGCACGGCCGACGAGGCGCACGACGAGGAGGGGGCGCGGACGCTGTCGCACCTCGTGGTCCAATGAGCACCGCGGTTCGCCCTGCCACCTCGGAGTTCATCGCGTTCGCGCAGAGCTGGCGCTTCCGCCTCTACCTCCTGCGGATGTTGCCGAGCGCGTTCTTTGCCGGACTGCGCGTGCGCGCGATCAGCCCGACCGAGTGTGCGGTGAGCGTGCCGTTCCGGTGGTTTTCCCAGAATCCCTTTCGCTCGATCTATTTCGCGTGTCTGGCGATGGGCGGTGAGCTGGCGGCGGGGCTGCTGGCCATGGCGCATCTTCATCGGCTGCAGCCGTCGGTCTCGATGCTGGTGACGCATTGCGAGGCGGAGTTTGTGAAGAAGGCAACCGACGTCGCGGTGTTCACGTGCGCCGATGGCGACCTGCTGCGGAGCGCGATCGAAGAGTCGGTGCGCAGCGGCGAAGGCTGCACGGTGCCGGTGCGCTCGGTGGGCCGGAACGCCGCGGGCGAGATCGTGGCGCTGTTCACCATCACCTGGTCATTTCGGCCGCGGCAGCCCCGCGCGATGGCCCCGCTCGCGGAGGTGCAGTCATGAGCCCCGCGGATCTCGCCGGTGGCACCTGGCACAACCCGCCGCCGACCGGAGGCAAGGTGGTGGGCTGGCAGACCGTGCCGCGTTCCTGGCATGCCGACCGGGAAAAGGAGCGCGAGCGCGCTCGCGTCGAAGATCACCACCGCGGCCGCGTTGCCGGCCTCGGAGAGGCCGAGGCGGACGACGACTTTATCCCCCCATGTCCCATCTAGACCCCATGCTGCGCGATGGCGCGCTCGACGGCCGCACCATCCTCATCACCGGCGGCGGCACCGGCCTCGGCAAGGCGATGGCCGCGTACTTTCGCCAACTGGGCGCCCGCCTCATCATTGCCAGTCGCAAGCAGGAGGTGCTCGACGCGGCGGCGAAGGACCTCCAGGCGACGCCCGGCCCCGAGGTCGTGCCGCTGGCCTGCGACATCCGCGATGCCGACGCGGTGGAGCGGCTGTTCGACGACGCGATCGCGCGCTGCGGCCGGATCGATGCCGTGGTGAACAATGCCGCGGGCAATTTCGTGAGTCCGACCGAGCGGCTCTCGGCGCGCGCGTTCAACGCCGTGATCGGCATCGTGCTGCACGGCACGACGCACGTGACGCTGGCGGCGGGCAAGCGCTGGATCGCGGCGAAGCAGCCCGGCGTGTTTCTGAATATCGTGACGACGTACGCCTGGACGGGCTCCGCGTACGTAGTGCCCTCGGCGTGCGCGAAGGCGGGCGTGCTGGCACTGACGCGCTCGCTGGCGGTCGAGTGGGCAAAGTACGGGATCCGATCGAACGCGATCGCGCCTGGGCCGTTCCCGACCTCGGGCGCGTGGGACCGGCTGTTCCCGGAGAACATCCGGCGGACGCTCAATCCCCTTGCGCGGATCCCGTTGCGGCGGGTGGGGGAGCACCAGGAGCTGGCGAATCTCGCGGCGTATCTGGTCTCCGACTACTCGGCGTACGTGAACGGCGAGGTCGTCACCATCGACGGCGGCGAGTGGCTGCAAGGCGCAGGTGAGTTCAACGCGTTCTCGGCGGTGCCGGACGAACTCTGGGACGAGATCGAGCGTGTGACGCGGAAGGCGAAGTCCACCTGATGGTCCTCACGCGCGAATCCGAGGTGGTGGCGCCGGATGGCTATCCGGTGCCGACGACGCTCTTCCAGCCGCGCGGCGGGGGACGGGGGGCGATCGTGCTCGCGCCGGCGATGGCGGTGCCGCAGCGCTTCTACGCGCCGCTGGCGACCTGGCTGGCGGAGCGCGGGTGGGCGGTCGTGACCTTTGATTACCGTGGAGTCGGACGCTCGCGTCGCGGCTCCTTGCGGAAGCTGCGCACGAACGTGCTCGACTGGGCGAATCTCGACGCTGGCGCGGTGTTGGCGGCGGTGCGGCGCCGGCATGCGGGCGCGCCTGTCACGTGGATCGGGCACAGCCTCAGCGGTCAGATCGTGCCGTTCGTGCCGGGGGCGGAGACGCTGGACCGGGTGATCACGATCGGCTCGGGCAGCGGCTATTGGCGCGAGAATGCGAAGCCGCTGCGGCACTACGTGTGGGCGTTGTGGTATCTGGCGATGCCGGTGTCGGTCGCGTTGTGCGGCTACTATCCCGGGCGCGTGCTGCGGATGGTGGGCGACCTCCCGCGCGGCGTGGCGCGGCAATGGCGGCGGTGGTGTTTGCATCCTGAGTACGCGGTCGGCGTCGAGCCCGGCGCGCGGCACCGTTTCGCGGCGATGCGGGCGCCTGTGCACGCGCTGTCGTTCACGGATGATGAATTCATGTCGGAGCGGAACGTGGCGTCGCTGCACGGCTTTTATGTCAACGCGCGCGTGACGCGCCGCCGGCTGGATCCGCGCGAATTTGGGCTGAAGCGGATCGGCCACTTCGGTTTCTTCCGCGAGCAGCACCGCGAGACGCTGTGGCGGCACGAGTTGCTGCCGCTCCTCGGGCGGGACGCCGCGGTGAAATCGCGAGTCAGCGTGTGACGGAGGGGGGACGGCGGATTGGGAAGACCGCGAACGACGCGAAATCGACGCGAAAGCCCGAGGCGATCGGCGCAGCCTGGGCTTTCGACGCCCGCCGGCGTGATCCCTGCGTCTTCGCGCTCATTCGCGACGTTCGCGGTTCACCGTATTTGGCGGATCAGACGCGCGATGGAGCGGTGACCTGCGATGCTCCGCTCCGGTTGAGGCGGGGAGTGGCAGTCCCCCGCGCCAGGACCGTTTCGAGATATCTGAAGTTGAGAATCGCGAGCGGGATGAAGGCAGGTACGACGTTGCGGACCTCCCACATGAGGCTGATGAAGAGATTTGAGGCGATGGTGCCGAGGACGACGGTCACGCAGGTCGCGCGGAAGGCGGCGTCGATGTGCCGCCAGCCCGCGACGGCGCCAGGGAGCAGGGCGCCGATCGTGACGGCGTACATGGGCCACCAGATGCCGCGGGCACCCCAGTTGCCGAAGACCTGACGGGCGCCAGTGCCGCTGATCGAGGTATACGCGACGGGAATCGGGCCCTGAATGTAACGCCGAACGGCGACGGTGAGTGCGAGGCCGGCGGCCAGGTAGATGAACCCGAGCAGGAACGACCGTCGCCAATTGCCGTGGAAGCACCGGCAGGGCGCCAGGAGGTTGATCGATTCCTTGGCCAGGATGCCGGCGAAGAAGGCGGCGAAGAAACCGGGCTCGTGGCGTCTGGCGAGGAAGAACAGCCCGGCGACGAGGCTGAAGTGGGCGAGGGGATCGGTGAACTGGCCATTGTATCTCAAGATGGTGACCGGATAGAGCATCGCGACGACGAGCATCGGCCCGAAGGACCAGACGACGGACAAATACACTCGCGCATACCGGAGGATCATCGCGAACAAGGCGGTATTGGCGCCGAACCGGAACACATGGATGCTCCACTCGCGGTCGCCGGTGAGCCAGAAGTTGAACGAAACGATGCAGTCGGGAAGGAAGCGGAAGACGTGCGGTGCGCACCAGCGCTCGAGTCCCATGATGGCGTTGTGGAGATTCCACTGCCATTCGGCGTTGGTGTGGAAGTTGGGGTCGAAGTTGGCGCGGTCGACGATCCAGGTGTGGAGCACCTCCGCATAGGCCGCGCAGAAGAGACTCGCGGCGACGGTGACGCCCAGGACCGACCAGCGATCCTTCAACCCGCGCAGCACGCCCATCGCCACCGCCGGGACGGAGAGCGCGAGGGCGCAGCGGGCGATGGACCGGGCGGAGTCGCTCCAGGGAAGCGGGACGGCGAAATAGCTCCGCCAATGCAGTTGCACTGCGCAAAACGCGAAGGTGAGGAGCACGGCACCCAGCGCGAAGCACCAGGCGGCGGGAGTAGGCCGCGGACGAGGCGGCGAGTCGATGGGGAGCGTGGGCGCAGAGGACATCGCGGTCGCACTGGCAATGACCACGCAGAGCGTCGAACCCGCTATCGTCGATGCGGCCACGCCGCGGCGGCTGTGAACGTGAGGGCGACACGGACAGAGCGCCAAGCCGCTCAACCTCCACCGGCCCGGGGCAACGAGACGCCGGCGACGGTGCAGAAAGTGTCACGTATTGCGTGACACTTTTCGGCGCCATCGCTCGTGCGACGCGGCGGCAGTGTCACGTAATACGTGACACTCACGCGCGCGGCTGTTGTCGCCGGATCGTTGATACGGCATCTCGGCGCCCCACGGTCTTGGCGCACGGGACAAGTGCCGCGGGGTAACGGGCCCGTTGGTGCGCACTGCCCGAGACTGATCTTCTGGCCACCTACGGTTTCGAACTTGCAGGCGGGGTCGCGGGGCGAGTGGGGCCGAGGAGGCGTTGGGCGATCTTCTTGGCGGCGGAGGCGTGCTCCACCCAGACCTTCCAGCCGTCCGCGGTCTGCACCAGTGGAAGGTCGAAGCTCTTGCCCCCAAGGTGGCTGATTTCCAGCACCACGTTCTTGGGACCGACCGTAATCTGGGTGAGGACCTGGACCGCGGCGATGTTGGTCACGGCGTCGGCAACGAAGAGCGCGGCGAGCGACTCCGGGGTGGGGTACTGCTCGCGCGTCGCGGCGGGCAGGGTGGCAATCAGGTTTTCCAGGCGTTCCCGGGCGGGCCCGGAAACCGAGATCATCCGTTCGAGCGAGGTGTCGGCGTGCTGGCCTGACCACACCAACGTCTCCAGCGCGTTGAGCGGAGTGGAGAGGCCCACGTTGCCGCAGTTCGCGACGAGCACCGGGCCGGCGGTGAAGTCACGGTTGGCCCGCAGCCGCAGCGTGCGCGCCTGGTCGTGCTCGCGCTTCGCGGCCGCCTGGGTCTCGGCGTCCGCCTCAAGCCTGGCTACCTGCAGTCGGGCGGACGTGATCTCGTGCTCGAGTTCTGCGTCGGCGCGGCGGCGGTCGATCGCCGCGGTGGCCAGGTATTGTTTCCAGTGCGCGTTGTCGACGCTCACGCTGGCCGTCGCCGCATCCGTTGCCCGCCGCTCGGCCAACGCGTGCGTGAGCCGCGCGTTCGCGCGCTGTAGGTGCAAGTGGGCAAAGGCACAGCCGGCGACGACCACGAGGGTGAGGAGGAGGGCCGCTTTCATGAATCACCCGGCTTCCGGGGCTTGAGTCCGCCGGTGGTGGGATCGATGCGCGGGAGGATGACCTGCAGGGCCTTCGCGGTCGCGGTCGGCGAGATGATCCAGCGTTCCCCGCGGCGCTCGAACTCGGCGATGTTGGCCATTTCCTTCCCGTCGCCGGTGCGCTGCCAGATGCGGACGCGTCGGGTGGCCGGGCCGTCGGCGAGCACCGAGTCCAGGACCTGGATCCGCTCGGCCCACGCAACGTGCTTGGGCCGCGAGCCGTCGACCCAGACGTGGGCGACGAGGCCCTGCGGCGATTTGAAGCGGGTGCGAATCTCGGGTGGGGCGGAGTCGAAGAGCGCCTGGGCTTGGGCGAGGGCGTCGCCCTCGAGCACGAAGTTCTGGGCGAACAGCTCCCAGTCGCCGGTGGTGACCGCCCAGAGCATCGTCTCGAAAGTGGCTTCGGCGGTGGCGGTGCCGGCGTTGGTGGGCGGACGCATGGCGGAGTCCAGCACGCCGGCGGGCCGGGCCTGCAAGGTGGCGGCGCGGGCTTGCAGTTGGCGCAGCTCGGCGACGCGCGTCTGATCCGGTGAGGTGAGTTTCGTCACCTGCTCGGAGAGCGCGGCAGCCTCGTGGCGCACGCTGGCGGAGAGCTGCTCGCGGTCGGCCAACTCGGCGGAGGCCCCGCGGAATTTGTGCCACTCCCAGAGGGTGGGCGCGAGGGCGCCGGCGATCACCAGGGCAGTCGCGGCGAGGGTGAGTTTGTTCATGGCGAAGAGTCCGAGCAGGCTGCCGCCGAGCGTGCCGCCCGCGGTGGTGGCGGCGGCGGCGAGGGCGGCCTGCGTCATGGTGGTGGCGAGGCCGGCGGGCGCGGCCGTGGCTTCGAGTGTGAGCACGGCGGCGAGGGCGGAGGTGGTGGACGTGACCCCGCGACGACTGAGAGCGACGTGCAGCCGGTCGAGCGCGCGGTTGACGCGCATGCGGGCGGCGTTTTCCGACGTGCCGAGCTGTGCGGCGACGACGGCGAGCGGGCGGTTTTCGAAATAGCGGAGCAGCACGGCTTCGCGGTCGGCGGCGTTTAGGGCGTCCATGGCCGCGTCGAGGGCGGGCCGTAGCTGTTCCCAGGCGACGGCGGGAAGCCCCGGCGGTTCGGACGCATGCATCTGGTAGGCGATCGTTTCGCGCCGGAGCCGGCGACGTTCCGTGCGCAGGAGGTTGAGCGAGGCGTGCTTGGTGGCGGTGTACAGCCAGCCGGCCAGCGACGGGTGGCGGGCGAGGGTGGCGGCTTGGCGGGCGACGGACGTGAAGACCTGCTGGGCGGCGTCTTGCGCGAGGGTGTCATCGCCGGTGCGACGACGGGCAGCGGCATACACGAGGCCGACGTGACGCGAAACAAACTCCGCGAAGGCGGGCTCGGAGTGTTGCTCGGCGTAACAGCGGAGGAGTTCGGTATCGTCGCGCATGCGGTGACACTATCCCAAGCACCGCCGGCGCCGAAACCGCACAAGCCAACCCTGCAGGAGCAGGGCGTAGCGAATGGGGCGCCTCGGCGATGCCCGGTTGGTGATGTCGATTGTGGCACCGAAGGCAACCGCGGGGGGAGGAATAGGCCAGTTGCGAACTGAGGGAAAGAGGTGAATCGGTGTCGCGTGATCGTCGGAGAGGCAGGAGGCAGCGGGTATGCACACACCAGAAGTTCAACGCCATCGCCTTTCGGGCGGGAACGAGATGGCTTGCGTCGCGGCGGGTGACTCGGCCCATCCGGCCGTGCTCTTGTTGCATGGGTTTCCGAGTTCCGCGCGCACGTTTCGTGACGTGATCCCGCGATTGGCGGAGACCGCATTCGTGATTGCGCCGGATCTGCCCGGATTTGGCGCGTCGGAGGTGGCGCCGGAGGTTTCGTTCCCGGCGTATGGGCGCGCGGTGCTGGAGTTGCTGGACCGACTGGACGTGGGACCGCGCTTCATTTACCTGCACGATTTTGGCGCGCCGGTGGGCCTTTACGTTGCGATGCAGGCGCCGGAGTTGGTGCGAGGTCTGATTATCCAGAATGCCAACGCCCACCGCGAAGGGCTCGGGCCGCAATGGGCGGCGACGCAGCGGTTCTGGGCGGAGCCGACGCCGGAGCATGAGGCCGCGGCGACAGCGCATCTCACCTACGAAGGCACGCGCGACCAGTACGTCGCGGGATTGCCGGGGGAGGTGGCAGCGCGGATCTCGCCGGCAAATTGGAACGAGGATTGGCGCGTCATGAACCTGCCGGGCCAGATGCAGACGCAGCGGGCGCTCGTGGGTGATTACGGACGCTACGTCGCGCGCTTCGACGCGGTCCGCGACTACCTCGCGCGGATACGGCCGCCGGGGTTGCTGCTCTGGGGCAGACATGATGCGTTCTTCGAGCTGGCGGAGATCGTGGATGCGGGACCTGCCGAGAATGGAGGCGCACGTGTTCGATGCCGGGCACTTCCTGCTGGAGACCCACGCGACCCTCGCGGCCGATCTCATCGGCGAGTTCGTGCGGCGCCATGCGAGATGAGCCGCCACGCGGGAACAGGACCTGCCCAATGTCACGTATTACGTGACACTCGCGGACGCCGGAACTGTCGCCACAGTTTTAATACATTGCCCTGAGGCAGGCGGCGGTTTTCGCGTCCGCGAATACGGCGGGCTCCGCCCTGGCGGGCAGCGCCAGGGCGGAGTGACGGATCAAACGTGGAACTGGGCTTCCTCGGTGGAGCCGACGAGGGCGAGGGTCGACGACTCGCCGCCGGAGACGACGGTGCTGATTTCGTCGAAGTAGCCGGTGCCGACCTCGCGCTGGTGCTTCACGGCGGTGAAACCGCGGGAGACGGCGGCGAACTCGCGCTGCTGGAGGTCGACGAACGCGCTCATGTGCGACGACGCGTAGCCATGGGCCAGGTCGAACATCGAGTAGTTCAGCGCGTGGAAGCCCGCGAGGGTGATGAACTGGAACTTGTAGCCCATCGCGCCGAGTTCGCGCTGGAACTTGGCGATCGTCGCGTCGTCGAGGTGCTTCCGCCAGTTGAACGACGGCGAGCAATTGTACGCCAGAAGCTTGCCCGGGAACTCGGCGTGCACGCCCTCGGCGAAGCGGCGGGCTTCGTCGAGATCGGGGGTGGAGGTCTCGCACCAGAGCATGTCGGCGTACGGCGCGTACGCGAGGGCGCGGGCGATCGCGAGGTCGATGCCCTCGCGCATCCGGAAGAAGCCCTCGGGCGTGCGCTCGCCGGTGAGGAACGGCTGGTCGCGCGGGTCGACGTCGCTGGTGAGCAGTTTCGCGCCGAGCGCGTCGGTGCGGGCGACGAGGATCGTCGGCACGTTGCAGATATCGGCCGCGAGGCGGGCGGCGTTGAGCGTGCGGATGAAGTGCGCGGTCGGGATGAGCACCTTGCCGCCCATGTGGCCGCACTTCTTCTCGGACGACAGCTGGTCCTCGAAATGCACGCCGGCGGCACCGGCGGCGATCATGGCCTTCATGATTTCGAAGGCGTTGAGCGGGCCGCCGAAGCCGGCCTCGGCGTCGGCCACGATGGGCGCGAGCCAGTGGGTCTTGTCGCTGCCTTCGGAGTGGCAGATCTGGTCGGCGCGCAGGAGCGCCTGGTTGATGCGCTGGACGACGTTGGGGACGCTGTTGGCGGGGTAGAGACTCTGGTCGGGGTACATGCTTCCCGCGAGGTTGGCGTCGGCGGCGACCTGCCAGCCGGAGAGGTAGATGGCCTTCAGGCCGGCCTTGACCTGCTGCATGGCCTGGTTGCCGGTGAGCGCGCCGAGGGCGTTGACGAACGGCTCGGTGTGCAGGAGTTGCCAGAGGCGAGCGGCGCCGTGTTCGGCGAGGCTGTGGCGGATGTCGACCGTGCCGCGCAGGCGAACGACGTCACGGGGCGTATAGGTCCGGCGAATACCGGCCCATCGCGGGTTGGTGCTCCACTGAAGGAGGAGGTCTGATGCATTGTCCATGGGTGTGGGGGAGTGAGGGGGTGGGGGCGGCGCTGGCGCGCCGGTTGTAGGTGGAAAGTTACAGGTTCGAAGGTTCCAGGTGGGAAGGTTGGGGGCGGAATCGTTCTCGTTCTCGAGATCGGCGGCGTGTGGGCTGCGACTCCCGGCTCGGGAGTCTTTCTCTTACTCTTAATCTTTCTCTTACTCTCATTCCTCGCCGCGGACGCCGCCGCTGGGCGGCGACGGCGGATGCGGATCGGGGGAGTAAGAGAAAGAGGAAGAGTAAGAGAAAGAGGGCTGGCGGTGGGGCGCCGCCGGCGGGATCACTCCACCGGGTCCGACGCTTGGCGGAAATAGTCGCGGAGCTTCGGCTCGAGGAAGGTCGCCCTGGCGTCGGCGGCGGCCTGGCGGAACGAGGCGAGGGTCGACGCGAGCAGCGCGGGTTGGCCGCCGCCGATGTCGGCGGTGATTTCCTCGACGATGCGGGCGAGTTCCTCGTCGAAGACCTGCTCGACGAGCGCGGGCGTGACCTTGCGGCCGTCGGCGAGGGTGACGCCGTGATGCAGCCACTGCCACGTCTGGGCGCGAGAGATCTCGTAGGTGGCGAGGTCTTCCATGAGGCCATCCCACGAGACGCAGGCGATGTCGTTGTTCCAGCCCTGCTGGTAGGCGATGCCGACGCGGACGTTGGTGCGGAGGCCGTCGATGCTGCGGGGCTCTTCGCCGCGCGGGAGGATGTCGGGGTAGCGACTGACCTCCGGGAGCATGCGGTCGAGCTGGTGCTCGGCTTTGAACTCCGCGAGGGCGTACGTGATGAAGTACGGGTGCGAGACCCAGCAGCCGTCGTGGCCGATGGAGAACTCGTGGCCCTTGTCGGCGGTGACCTTGGCGGTCTGGCGCTGGCGCAACTCGGGCGTCTTGCCGGGGGTGAAGGCCGACATGCCGCCGATGGCATAGGCGCCGCGCTCGTGGCAGATCTTGATCAGCCGCTTGGCGTAGGCGTCCATCCAGGGCTTCTGCATGGTGATGGTCGCGCGGTCGGCCATGATGCGGTCGGGGTGGTTCTTGAGCACCTTGATGTCGGAGAAAATCTTGTCCCAGCGGCCGACGTTGAGCGCGGCGGCGTGTTCGCGGAATTCGAAGAGGATCTCCTCAATCTGAAAGGCGGCGGGGAGCGTCTCGATAAGGAACGTGGCGCGCAGCGTGCCGCGCGGGAGGCCGACGGCTTCCTGGACGGCCACGAAGAGGTCGTTCCACCAACGGGCCTCGAGGGCGTGCTCGGTCTTGGGGATGTAGTAAGTGGGAGTCTTGCCCTGGCGGACGAGGGTCTGGGCGGTGTGGAAGAACGTGGTGGCGAGGTCGAACAAGCCGCCGGAGACGGGCTGGCCATCGATGATCACGTTGGACTCATCGAGGTGCAGGCCGCGGGTGCGGACCATGACGACGGGCATGTCGTCGGGCGTGAGCCGGTAGGTCTTTTCCGGGGTGGAGAAGGTGAGCGTGCCGTCGACGGCGCCGATGACGTTGTGGATGCCGTTGATGACATTGCGCCAGCTCGGCTTCATCGAGTCCTCGAAGTCGAGCATGGCGGTGTCGGCGCGGACGCCGTCGGCGTTCCGGCTGAGCATATTGATCACCATCTTGGCGCTGCTGACCGGGCCGGTGATCTCGACACGGCGGACGCGCAGGTCGGCGGGGATGGGCGCGACGTCCCAATCGCCGTGGGCGGCCTCGGAGTTGTGGTTTTCGAAGTCGGGCAAGGCGCCGGCGTCCACGGCGGCCTGGCGGGGGACACGGGCGGCGAGGAGTTCGCGGCGGCGCTCATTGAAGCGCCGGTGGAGAGACGCGATCAGTTCGATGACCGGCGGGGTAAGAACGGCGGTGGAGGTGTCGTTCCAGGCGGCGACTGGGACGGAGACGCCGGGGGCGAGTTCGCGCAAAGGGGGGCGAGGCGACAGGGCCGGCTCGATCCGGTCTGGAGTCTGAACGGCGGTGGGTGTGTTCATGGGTGTGGGTGGGGAAACTGAGCGCCGGGGCGGGCGGGGGGCGGGGCTGTCCGCCAGGTCGCGAAATACCGCCGGCGACAGGGAGAATTAGCGGACGGAGGAAACGAACGGGAAAAGCGAAGCACGTCCGGTGGGCTGGGGAGCGTCGGAGGGGGCGCGCGCGACAAAGGGTGACGGGGGTGGCATCACGGCGCGGGGAACAGACCGAGTTGTAGCGAATAGTCAACACGACATCGCAAATTCGCCAGCAGCGAAAAATAGCTGAATGGTGTAAGTCGCGTTCGAAGAGCCGACTGCGTGCCTGTAGGAAGTCTACGTATGCGTATTGCCGAATTTTCCGGACGGTCGATTCGCCCAACCGGCCGAGCTGAAGCGGGATGGGTGTCGGGGTTTTCATGACGCGCCGGACGGTGAATGCCCTGTGAACAACGTTTCCGGTTTTTCCATTGCGGGGTGGGGGCGACGCCCTTCAATGGCCCCTCTTTCTCGCTGCATGTATCTAAAGGCGCTCAAGCTTCATGGTTTTAAATCGTTCGCGGACCCCTCGACGCTGCGCTTTGAGCCAGGTGTAACAGCCATCGTCGGCCCGAACGGGTGCGGCAAATCCAACATCGCTGATTCTATCCGTTGGGTGCTGGGCGAACAGAGTGCCAAAGCGTTGCGCGGTGGTAAGATGCAGGACGTCATCTTCGAGGGCGCCGACACGCGCAAGCCGGCGCAAATGTGCGAGGTTTCGCTGTTGCTGACCGAGTGCGAGAAGCAGCTGGGAAGCGAGTTTCACGAGATTGAGATCACGCGCCGGGTCCACCGCGACGGCCAGAGCGAGTATTTCTTCAACGGCCAGGCCTGCCGCCTGAAGGACATTCAGAAGCTGTTCATGGATACCGGCATCGGCCGGACCAGTTACTCGATCATGGCGCAGGGCCAAATCGACCAGATTCTTTCCTCAAAGCCGGAGGAACGCCGTGCGGTGTTCGAAGAAGCTGCCGGCATCACCAAGTACAAGGCGCAGCGCCGCGAGGCGCTGCAGAAGCTGGCGCTCACCGACCAGAATCTGGCGCGCGTGGCGGATGTGATCGGCGAGGTCTCGCGTCAGATCGGCTCGTTGCGGCGTCAGGCCGCGAAAGCGATGCGCTACAAGCGCCTCAACCACCGCCTGCGTCACCTGGCGCTGGGGTGGAGCGGTTATCATCACGCGCAGCTGACGGCGACCCTCGGTGAACTCGAGGCGAAGGTGGCGACGCTGCGGGCCGATGCCGATGCGCGGCGCTCGAATTTTGAGAACCAGCAGTCCTCGCTGGATGAGAAGAAGGCGCATCGCAGCCGGCTGAATCAGCGGGTGCAGGATGCACAGCAGGCGGTGTTTGACGTCCGCTCGCAGAAGGAAGCCGCGGAGAACGCCGGCAACCTTGCGCACATCCGGCGCGCGGGCCTCGAGGATCGACTCGCCTCGTCGCGGGCGAACCTTGGCGAGCTGGAGATGCAGCTTCGCGAAGTCACCGCGCAGGTGGACACGGGCGCGCAGGACAAGCAGCTGCAGCTTGAGCTGCTCGGCGGCAGCGACGCGGTCTTCCAGCAGCGCAACCGCGAGCTGGCGATCGTCGAGGGCGAAC
This genomic window from Opitutus sp. ER46 contains:
- a CDS encoding alpha/beta fold hydrolase: MHTPEVQRHRLSGGNEMACVAAGDSAHPAVLLLHGFPSSARTFRDVIPRLAETAFVIAPDLPGFGASEVAPEVSFPAYGRAVLELLDRLDVGPRFIYLHDFGAPVGLYVAMQAPELVRGLIIQNANAHREGLGPQWAATQRFWAEPTPEHEAAATAHLTYEGTRDQYVAGLPGEVAARISPANWNEDWRVMNLPGQMQTQRALVGDYGRYVARFDAVRDYLARIRPPGLLLWGRHDAFFELAEIVDAGPAENGGARVRCRALPAGDPRDPRGRSHRRVRAAPCEMSRHAGTGPAQCHVLRDTRGRRNCRHSFNTLP
- a CDS encoding acyl-CoA dehydrogenase gives rise to the protein MSRSPEYPPLAEISSFAPDVLRRYLDGNRAEMRDQLRQLLSQPEFAPVTTEESVADARERTLRWCRTLARAGYSGLFFPPAAGGKGDPEGFFAAGEIMASHDLSLFTKFGVQVGLWGGSILHLGTAAHHAKYLPPTIALELPGCFAMTELGHGSNVREVETTATYDAATQTFTIHSPNYASGKSYIGNAARHGRIATVFAQLIIHGERLGVHAFVVPIRDASGRPLPGITIEDNGLKMGLNGVDNGKLWFDQVRIPRSDMLDRFAQVAPDGTYTSAIENAGARFFAMVATLVGGRIAVGSAAMAAAKTGLTIAVRYAARRRQFGRPGEPEILLLDYPTHQARLLPHLAASYALWFARADLVQRYARGEGDGRTVETMAAAFKAWATDHATTTLQRCREACGAEGFMASSRLPGLKSDSDIFTTFEGDNTVLRQLAARNLLGELQQELRRPGGAGRIAREQAKSWLGWRSLPARWFRRGSVTALEWQRSILAQRARLSLLELGQAIRAGRKRGQDTAAAFLDCQIQAVQAVDAWTEAFLHERFVAGVRACPDAKARAVLTDLCVLFALDRIQAAGAWLTARGFVGASQLAAMQRETLRLYRSIRREAVGLVDAFGLTPEMIGAAIALESTADEAHDEEGARTLSHLVVQ
- a CDS encoding alpha/beta fold hydrolase: MVLTRESEVVAPDGYPVPTTLFQPRGGGRGAIVLAPAMAVPQRFYAPLATWLAERGWAVVTFDYRGVGRSRRGSLRKLRTNVLDWANLDAGAVLAAVRRRHAGAPVTWIGHSLSGQIVPFVPGAETLDRVITIGSGSGYWRENAKPLRHYVWALWYLAMPVSVALCGYYPGRVLRMVGDLPRGVARQWRRWCLHPEYAVGVEPGARHRFAAMRAPVHALSFTDDEFMSERNVASLHGFYVNARVTRRRLDPREFGLKRIGHFGFFREQHRETLWRHELLPLLGRDAAVKSRVSV
- a CDS encoding DUF4442 domain-containing protein, which produces MSTAVRPATSEFIAFAQSWRFRLYLLRMLPSAFFAGLRVRAISPTECAVSVPFRWFSQNPFRSIYFACLAMGGELAAGLLAMAHLHRLQPSVSMLVTHCEAEFVKKATDVAVFTCADGDLLRSAIEESVRSGEGCTVPVRSVGRNAAGEIVALFTITWSFRPRQPRAMAPLAEVQS
- a CDS encoding SDR family oxidoreductase, which gives rise to MSHLDPMLRDGALDGRTILITGGGTGLGKAMAAYFRQLGARLIIASRKQEVLDAAAKDLQATPGPEVVPLACDIRDADAVERLFDDAIARCGRIDAVVNNAAGNFVSPTERLSARAFNAVIGIVLHGTTHVTLAAGKRWIAAKQPGVFLNIVTTYAWTGSAYVVPSACAKAGVLALTRSLAVEWAKYGIRSNAIAPGPFPTSGAWDRLFPENIRRTLNPLARIPLRRVGEHQELANLAAYLVSDYSAYVNGEVVTIDGGEWLQGAGEFNAFSAVPDELWDEIERVTRKAKST
- a CDS encoding sigma-70 family RNA polymerase sigma factor, producing MRDDTELLRCYAEQHSEPAFAEFVSRHVGLVYAAARRRTGDDTLAQDAAQQVFTSVARQAATLARHPSLAGWLYTATKHASLNLLRTERRRLRRETIAYQMHASEPPGLPAVAWEQLRPALDAAMDALNAADREAVLLRYFENRPLAVVAAQLGTSENAARMRVNRALDRLHVALSRRGVTSTTSALAAVLTLEATAAPAGLATTMTQAALAAAATTAGGTLGGSLLGLFAMNKLTLAATALVIAGALAPTLWEWHKFRGASAELADREQLSASVRHEAAALSEQVTKLTSPDQTRVAELRQLQARAATLQARPAGVLDSAMRPPTNAGTATAEATFETMLWAVTTGDWELFAQNFVLEGDALAQAQALFDSAPPEIRTRFKSPQGLVAHVWVDGSRPKHVAWAERIQVLDSVLADGPATRRVRIWQRTGDGKEMANIAEFERRGERWIISPTATAKALQVILPRIDPTTGGLKPRKPGDS